In Longimicrobium sp., a genomic segment contains:
- a CDS encoding Bax inhibitor-1 family protein produces the protein MYEQPSYGQQQNYGYAAPRPVAEIDSARRAQFVTRTYAHLLGAIVLFTLVEVALFKSGVAYPMAQAMLGTSWLLVLGGFMVAGWLFTGIAARATGKGAQYGALAGYVLAEAIIFVPLLVIAELSAPGAIASAAVLTLVGFGALTGIAMSTGKDFTFMGGMLRWIGVSALLLIAGSVIFGFQLGMLFSFAMVVFAGATILYSTSKILRTYPEDRYVSAALELFASVALMFWYILRIFSRR, from the coding sequence ATGTACGAGCAGCCGAGTTACGGACAGCAGCAGAATTACGGCTACGCGGCCCCGCGGCCCGTGGCCGAGATCGACAGCGCGCGGCGGGCGCAGTTCGTCACGCGCACCTACGCGCACCTGCTGGGCGCCATCGTCCTGTTCACCCTGGTCGAGGTGGCGCTCTTCAAGTCGGGCGTGGCCTACCCCATGGCGCAGGCGATGCTCGGCACCAGCTGGCTGCTGGTCCTGGGTGGCTTCATGGTGGCCGGGTGGCTCTTCACCGGGATCGCCGCGCGGGCCACGGGGAAGGGCGCGCAGTACGGCGCGCTGGCCGGCTACGTGCTGGCCGAGGCCATCATCTTCGTGCCGCTGCTGGTGATCGCGGAGCTCAGCGCGCCGGGCGCCATCGCCAGCGCGGCGGTGCTGACGCTGGTGGGCTTCGGCGCGCTGACGGGGATCGCGATGAGCACCGGCAAGGACTTCACCTTCATGGGCGGGATGCTGCGCTGGATCGGCGTGTCGGCGCTGCTGCTGATCGCGGGGAGCGTGATCTTCGGCTTCCAGCTGGGGATGCTCTTCTCGTTCGCGATGGTGGTGTTCGCGGGCGCCACCATCCTCTACAGCACCAGCAAGATCCTGCGCACCTACCCGGAAGACCGCTACGTCTCCGCCGCGCTGGAGCTGTTCGCGTCAGTGGCGCTGATGTTCTGGTACATCCTGCGCATCTTCTCGCGCCGGTAG
- the lipB gene encoding lipoyl(octanoyl) transferase LipB: MSTIITESAAPARPLDVRRLGLISYGDALALQADLVARRRAGEVPDTLLLLEHPHVITLGSGAHEENVLVTPEERAERGIELFETGRGGDVTYHGPGQLVGYPILDLKPDRQDLHRYLRDLEEVLIGVLGEFGLEGGRKEGLTGVWVGDRKVAAIGVRVSSGWITSHGFALNVSTDLSFFGAIIPCGIRDHGVGSISGELGRDVALAEAEAAVVRQMARVFGHIASE; the protein is encoded by the coding sequence ATGAGCACCATCATCACCGAATCCGCGGCCCCGGCGCGCCCGCTCGACGTGCGGCGGCTGGGGCTGATCTCGTACGGCGACGCGCTGGCGCTGCAGGCCGACCTCGTGGCCCGGCGCCGCGCGGGCGAGGTCCCCGACACGCTGCTGCTGCTGGAGCACCCGCACGTCATCACCCTGGGCAGCGGCGCGCACGAGGAGAACGTGCTGGTGACGCCCGAGGAGCGGGCGGAGCGGGGGATCGAGCTGTTCGAGACCGGCCGCGGCGGCGACGTGACCTACCACGGCCCCGGCCAGCTGGTCGGCTACCCGATCCTGGACCTGAAGCCCGACCGCCAGGACCTCCATCGCTATCTCCGCGACCTGGAGGAGGTGCTGATCGGCGTGCTGGGCGAGTTCGGGCTCGAGGGCGGGCGGAAGGAGGGGCTGACGGGCGTGTGGGTGGGCGACCGGAAGGTGGCGGCCATCGGCGTGCGCGTGTCCAGCGGATGGATCACCAGCCACGGCTTCGCGCTGAACGTCTCGACCGACCTCAGCTTCTTCGGCGCGATCATCCCCTGCGGCATCCGCGACCACGGCGTGGGCTCCATCTCCGGCGAGCTCGGCCGCGACGTCGCGCTGGCCGAGGCGGAGGCGGCCGTCGTCCGGCAGATGGCGCGCGTCTTCGGCCACATCGCATCCGAATAA